The Skermanella pratensis genome has a window encoding:
- a CDS encoding PAS domain-containing hybrid sensor histidine kinase/response regulator — protein METWIVALVSLGTLSVLFAVAWQGDRWSAAGRGAARAPILYSLSLAVYCTSWTFYGSVGRASVSGFDFLPIYLGPILMLGLGSRVLARMIRIAKAENVVSISDFLAARYGKSQAVAALVTVTAVIGVLPYLALQLKAIAISFEALTGADAGDRLISTDTVILVTGAMAVFSILFGVRHIHANEHHRGLVLAVAFESVVKLAAFLVVGGVVTFAIMGGPGALWERVAAHPRLSDLLVPDLGRWSWWTMTLLSAFAILCLPRQFHVAVVENVHVDDVKAASRLFPLYLVVINLFVMPVALAGVLLFPDGTVSADTFMVSIPMAEGWPTVALIAFIGGLSAGTGMIIVAAVTLSTMVCNDVVVPALLRLRPRTAAWRDDPARMLLLIRRSAVVGILALAYGFHRLIGAAYPLTTIGLVSFAAVAQFAPALFGGLLWRRGNRAGAIGGIAAGFSLWTYTALLPSLADAGWMDASLLVEGPLGLGWLNPRALLGMPGPDPLTHSVLWSLGLNMACYVVLSLTVPQRDVEKQQAERFVAMRSDGKSGTVRGMTRVADLHALAARYVGSERADAVFAGRPGWLDKADAEAVRLTENLLAGALGSASARIVVAGMLKGGRLSPVAARSMLDEASKAILAKHDLLRATLENIHQGICVVDRDDRVMTWNQRFAALNGLPEGLLKADMPLSQIMGSGLVRSGRFERRQPDGTVLEVAADPMPNGGFVMTCTDVTERHRTAAALLEANEGLERRIDERTSDLAAAKAEAERANRSKTRFLAAAGHDLMQPLHAARLFLSALAERDADPLIGQVDASLRSVEELLGELLDVSKLDSGVVTAKVADFRIDDVLGPLRDEFTVLAGRHGLAFRMVASTASVSSDPALLRRILQNFLANAIRYTESGRVLLGCRRCRDGLRIEVWDTGVGIPDDKMKDIFVEFRQLDDVPAERGKGLGLGLSIVERLAGILGHKVTVRSARGSGSCFAIVVPYAAAAVTRRRQPSRRPSRDFGEALVLCIDNDPAVARGMATLLEGWGCRVVTASDSGSALAALSGRIPDAILTDYHLDFGSTGLEALGELERHLGISVPAALITADHGPAIQEEADARGLALARKPLRPGALRALVAQLVARARQAAE, from the coding sequence ATGGAGACCTGGATCGTTGCGCTGGTGTCGCTTGGAACCCTTTCGGTGTTGTTCGCCGTCGCTTGGCAGGGGGACCGCTGGTCAGCGGCCGGCCGTGGTGCTGCCCGGGCGCCGATCCTCTACTCCCTGAGCCTGGCGGTCTATTGCACGTCGTGGACCTTCTACGGGTCGGTCGGCCGCGCCAGCGTCAGCGGCTTCGATTTCCTGCCCATATATCTCGGCCCGATCCTGATGCTGGGTCTGGGCTCGCGGGTGCTGGCCCGCATGATCCGCATCGCCAAGGCGGAGAACGTCGTCTCGATCTCGGATTTCCTGGCAGCCCGCTACGGCAAGAGCCAGGCCGTCGCGGCGCTGGTCACCGTCACGGCGGTGATCGGCGTATTGCCCTATCTGGCGCTCCAGCTGAAGGCGATCGCGATCAGCTTCGAAGCCCTGACCGGGGCCGACGCCGGCGATCGCCTGATCTCGACCGACACCGTGATACTGGTGACCGGAGCGATGGCGGTGTTCTCGATCCTGTTCGGCGTGCGGCACATCCACGCCAACGAGCACCATCGCGGCCTTGTCCTGGCGGTCGCTTTCGAGTCGGTGGTCAAGCTGGCGGCTTTCCTGGTCGTAGGCGGGGTCGTCACCTTCGCGATCATGGGGGGGCCTGGCGCCCTGTGGGAGCGGGTCGCGGCCCATCCCCGCCTGTCCGACCTGCTCGTGCCGGACCTGGGGCGGTGGAGCTGGTGGACCATGACGCTGCTGTCCGCCTTCGCGATCCTGTGCCTGCCTCGCCAGTTCCATGTGGCGGTGGTTGAGAATGTCCATGTCGACGACGTGAAGGCGGCATCCAGGCTGTTCCCGCTCTATCTCGTCGTGATCAACCTGTTCGTGATGCCGGTAGCATTGGCGGGGGTTCTGCTGTTCCCGGACGGCACCGTCAGTGCCGACACCTTCATGGTTTCGATCCCCATGGCCGAGGGCTGGCCGACCGTTGCCCTGATCGCCTTCATCGGCGGACTGTCGGCCGGGACCGGGATGATCATCGTCGCCGCGGTGACGCTCAGCACCATGGTCTGCAACGACGTGGTCGTCCCCGCCCTGCTCCGCTTGCGGCCACGCACGGCGGCGTGGCGAGACGATCCGGCGCGCATGCTGCTGCTCATCCGGCGCTCCGCGGTGGTCGGCATCCTGGCGCTCGCCTACGGTTTCCACCGACTGATCGGTGCCGCGTACCCGCTGACCACGATCGGCCTCGTCTCCTTCGCCGCGGTGGCCCAGTTCGCACCGGCCCTGTTCGGCGGACTGCTCTGGCGGCGCGGCAATCGCGCCGGCGCCATCGGCGGCATCGCCGCAGGCTTCTCGCTCTGGACCTACACCGCCCTGCTGCCGTCATTGGCGGATGCCGGCTGGATGGATGCGTCCTTGCTGGTAGAGGGACCCCTGGGGCTCGGCTGGCTGAATCCGCGCGCGCTTCTGGGGATGCCGGGCCCCGATCCGCTTACCCACTCCGTCCTGTGGAGCTTGGGGCTGAATATGGCCTGCTACGTAGTCCTGTCGCTCACGGTTCCGCAGCGGGACGTCGAGAAGCAGCAGGCGGAACGGTTCGTCGCCATGCGATCCGACGGCAAGTCCGGTACCGTACGGGGGATGACCCGGGTAGCCGATCTCCATGCCCTGGCGGCCCGATATGTCGGGAGCGAAAGGGCCGACGCAGTATTTGCCGGCCGGCCTGGATGGCTCGACAAGGCTGATGCCGAAGCGGTGCGGCTGACCGAGAACCTGCTTGCAGGAGCTTTGGGATCGGCTTCCGCCCGCATCGTCGTGGCCGGCATGCTGAAAGGCGGCCGCCTGTCGCCGGTGGCCGCCCGGTCCATGCTGGACGAGGCTTCCAAAGCGATCCTCGCCAAGCACGACCTACTGCGCGCGACGCTGGAGAACATCCACCAGGGCATCTGCGTCGTCGATCGCGACGACAGGGTGATGACCTGGAACCAGCGGTTCGCCGCCTTGAACGGCTTGCCCGAGGGTCTGCTTAAAGCCGACATGCCGCTGTCCCAGATCATGGGGAGCGGGCTGGTCCGCTCCGGCAGGTTCGAGCGGCGCCAGCCTGACGGCACCGTGCTGGAAGTGGCGGCCGACCCGATGCCCAACGGCGGATTCGTGATGACCTGCACCGACGTGACCGAGCGCCACCGGACGGCCGCCGCCCTGCTGGAGGCGAACGAGGGGCTGGAGCGGCGGATCGACGAGCGGACGTCCGATCTGGCCGCGGCCAAGGCCGAGGCCGAACGGGCCAACCGGAGCAAGACCCGCTTTCTGGCGGCGGCCGGCCATGACCTGATGCAGCCGCTCCATGCGGCCCGCCTGTTCCTCTCGGCGCTGGCGGAGCGCGATGCCGATCCGCTGATCGGCCAGGTCGACGCGTCGCTCCGCTCGGTGGAGGAATTGCTCGGCGAACTGCTGGACGTCTCCAAGCTGGATTCCGGCGTGGTTACCGCCAAGGTCGCCGATTTCCGGATCGACGACGTGCTGGGCCCGCTCCGCGACGAGTTCACCGTGCTCGCCGGTCGGCATGGGCTGGCTTTCCGCATGGTAGCCTCGACCGCTTCGGTCAGCAGCGACCCGGCCCTGCTCCGCCGCATCCTGCAGAACTTCCTGGCGAACGCGATCCGGTACACGGAGTCGGGGCGCGTCCTGCTCGGCTGCCGTCGGTGCCGCGACGGGCTGCGGATCGAGGTCTGGGATACCGGCGTCGGCATTCCCGACGACAAGATGAAGGACATCTTCGTCGAGTTTCGGCAGTTGGATGATGTCCCGGCGGAGCGCGGCAAGGGACTCGGGCTGGGCTTGAGCATCGTCGAACGTTTGGCCGGCATCCTGGGCCACAAGGTGACGGTTCGGTCGGCGCGCGGCAGTGGAAGCTGCTTCGCGATCGTCGTGCCCTATGCCGCCGCTGCGGTGACCCGGCGGCGCCAGCCTTCCAGGCGGCCCAGCCGGGACTTCGGCGAGGCGCTGGTCCTGTGCATCGACAACGATCCCGCCGTGGCGCGCGGCATGGCGACCCTGCTGGAGGGATGGGGCTGCCGCGTGGTGACCGCCTCGGACTCCGGAAGCGCGCTCGCGGCATTGAGCGGGCGGATCCCCGATGCCATCCTGACCGACTATCACCTTGACTTCGGGTCGACCGGCCTAGAGGCGCTTGGCGAATTGGAAAGGCACCTGGGAATCTCCGTCCCGGCCGCCCTGATCACCGCCGACCACGGTCCCGCCATTCAGGAAGAGGCCGATGCCCGAGGCTTGGCGCTGGCTCGCAAGCCGCTCCGGCCCGGCGCCTTGCGGGCGCTGGTGGCACAGCTGGTTGCCCGCGCCCGCCAAGCCGCGGAATAG
- a CDS encoding response regulator transcription factor — MPAYRVLIADDHPLMRAALRHAVAQSLPDTDLIEAGSFDQVMDMVGSRRDSIDLILLDLHMPGMNGFIGLFLLRGEHPAIPVIVVSALEDGMTIQRSLEYGASGFVPKSAPIETIAEALHAVLEGGDWFPAIEGDALPEPAAEPDFAERIASLTPQQLRVLAGITAGKLNKQIAFELAVSEATIKAHVTVILRKLGLHSRTQVIIAAGRLVVEAPREEPAGRISSA; from the coding sequence ATGCCGGCATATCGTGTACTCATAGCCGACGACCACCCGTTGATGCGGGCGGCTCTCCGACATGCCGTCGCCCAATCCCTTCCCGACACCGACCTGATCGAGGCGGGAAGCTTCGATCAGGTGATGGACATGGTCGGCAGCCGCCGTGACTCCATCGACCTGATCCTGCTCGACCTGCACATGCCGGGCATGAACGGCTTCATCGGCCTGTTCCTGTTGCGTGGCGAACACCCGGCCATCCCCGTGATCGTCGTCTCCGCGCTCGAGGACGGGATGACGATCCAACGTTCGCTGGAGTACGGCGCGTCGGGCTTCGTTCCGAAATCCGCACCGATCGAAACCATCGCCGAGGCGCTGCACGCTGTTCTGGAAGGCGGTGACTGGTTTCCGGCGATCGAGGGGGATGCGCTGCCCGAACCGGCCGCCGAGCCGGATTTCGCGGAACGCATCGCCTCCCTGACGCCCCAGCAACTCCGGGTCCTGGCGGGGATCACGGCCGGCAAGCTCAACAAGCAGATCGCTTTTGAACTCGCGGTATCCGAGGCGACCATCAAGGCTCACGTGACCGTGATCCTGCGCAAGCTGGGCCTGCACAGCCGTACCCAGGTGATCATCGCCGCCGGGCGCCTCGTGGTGGAGGCCCCCCGGGAGGAGCCGGCCGGCCGGATCTCTTCGGCCTGA
- a CDS encoding RT0821/Lpp0805 family surface protein, translated as MRNPIAVVAVAALAAACTPYAGVGYGTGYNGFNVGTGVSVSPGALSGGALGLGSGAKQTFGTLGGAALGGFAGSAVGGGTGRLAAVGAGTLLGAFLGSGIGGSLDRADEAYARQAAAHAYSAPIGMPVQWSNPRTGNMGAVRTTRDGWSTSGAYCREFQQQVVVGGRVQSAFGQACQQPDGTWRIVG; from the coding sequence ATGAGAAATCCGATCGCCGTGGTCGCCGTAGCGGCGCTGGCCGCCGCGTGCACACCCTATGCCGGCGTCGGTTACGGCACCGGATACAACGGCTTCAACGTCGGAACCGGGGTCAGTGTCTCTCCCGGCGCCCTGTCCGGTGGCGCCCTGGGGCTCGGCTCGGGAGCCAAGCAGACCTTCGGGACGCTCGGCGGCGCTGCACTGGGCGGCTTCGCCGGGTCTGCTGTCGGAGGCGGGACCGGCAGGCTGGCGGCGGTCGGCGCCGGCACGCTGCTGGGCGCCTTCCTCGGCTCCGGCATCGGGGGATCGCTGGACCGGGCCGACGAGGCCTATGCCCGCCAGGCAGCGGCGCATGCCTATTCGGCGCCGATCGGGATGCCGGTGCAATGGAGCAATCCCCGGACCGGGAACATGGGTGCCGTCCGGACGACGCGGGACGGATGGTCGACCTCGGGGGCCTATTGCCGGGAGTTCCAGCAGCAGGTGGTGGTCGGCGGCAGGGTGCAATCGGCCTTCGGACAGGCCTGCCAGCAGCCGGACGGCACCTGGAGAATCGTCGGCTGA
- a CDS encoding RT0821/Lpp0805 family surface protein: protein MGTLGGAAAGGLAGAQFGKGKGQLAMTAGGVLLGALLGGEVGKSLDRADQTYATRAADRAYDAPVGETIRWENPESGNYGTVTPIREGRNTQTGQYCREFNQTIYVGGRAEQATGRACQQQDGTWQIVP from the coding sequence GTGGGTACCCTCGGCGGTGCTGCGGCAGGCGGCTTGGCCGGTGCGCAGTTCGGCAAGGGCAAAGGGCAGTTGGCGATGACCGCGGGCGGTGTCCTGCTGGGCGCGCTGCTCGGCGGCGAAGTCGGCAAGTCGCTCGACAGGGCCGACCAGACCTATGCGACCCGGGCGGCCGACCGGGCCTACGATGCGCCCGTGGGCGAGACCATCCGCTGGGAAAACCCGGAGAGTGGAAACTACGGGACCGTAACCCCGATCCGCGAAGGCCGCAATACCCAGACGGGTCAGTACTGCCGCGAATTCAACCAGACGATCTATGTCGGCGGACGGGCGGAGCAGGCGACCGGCCGTGCCTGCCAGCAGCAGGACGGCACTTGGCAGATCGTTCCCTGA
- a CDS encoding ComEC/Rec2 family competence protein gives MMVRLALRALADCLAAERERWILWAPVGIGIGVAGYFALPVEPPNWTGATAALILLVAAVLVRRRAVAPLAAIALLTVGLGFTAAQIRTAAVTAPVLLREVGPVPVTGRVIAIDRLEKGGRVLLGDLSIPRVEEQATPRRVRVRLRDAARLPAPGERVRILAVVGPPGVPVAPGAYDFARTAFFAGIGGVGYAVGPVERVEPVPAGAWADLMAETERMRLAMATRIDAAVGGAEGGVIAALMTGQQTAIPEQVMDDFRGSGLAHLLSISGLHVGLVAGLVFFAVRALLALVEAAALNWPIKKIAAVAAMASAFSYMLVVGSPVPTERSVLMTGLALAAILMDRNPFSMRLIAFAATVVMLKEPESLLGASFQMSFGAVVALIAAYEVISPRWTRMRRETGPVGHAALHLAGIALTSVIASLATTPFSMFHFQQVQYYGVLANMIAVPVTSFWVMPLCLVVYLAMPFGLEQLPLTAMGWGVTVIIETARVTAGLPGASQLVAAMPGFALPLMVSGGLWLSLWRQWWRLLGIPPMAAGLLTLMLDGRPDIIVDDAGKLMAVRDASGVLTLSSRTAGRFAAEVWLRRDGAQEAGTWPREGAGAGGMLSCDRSGCLYRSKGHTVALARARQALAEDCAVADIVISADPAPRGCAADLVIDLWRLRRDGAHEIRLSPGSVRVDTVAADRGRRPWTGTYEAPQAGKER, from the coding sequence ATGATGGTAAGACTTGCTCTGCGGGCGCTCGCCGACTGCCTCGCGGCGGAGCGCGAACGCTGGATCCTCTGGGCGCCGGTCGGCATCGGGATCGGCGTGGCCGGTTATTTCGCGCTTCCCGTCGAGCCTCCGAACTGGACCGGCGCGACCGCTGCCCTGATCCTCCTGGTTGCGGCGGTCCTGGTGCGACGCCGGGCGGTGGCGCCGCTCGCCGCAATCGCGCTCCTGACGGTGGGGCTGGGCTTCACCGCAGCCCAGATCCGCACGGCGGCGGTGACGGCCCCGGTGCTGCTGCGGGAAGTCGGCCCGGTGCCCGTAACCGGTCGGGTGATCGCGATCGACCGGCTGGAGAAAGGCGGCAGGGTCCTGCTGGGCGACCTGTCGATCCCGCGGGTGGAGGAGCAGGCGACACCCCGCCGCGTCCGCGTGCGACTGCGCGACGCCGCCCGGTTGCCGGCTCCGGGCGAGCGGGTGCGTATCCTTGCCGTCGTCGGCCCGCCTGGCGTCCCGGTTGCACCGGGCGCCTATGACTTCGCGCGGACCGCCTTCTTCGCCGGCATCGGTGGGGTCGGGTACGCGGTCGGGCCGGTGGAACGGGTGGAGCCGGTGCCGGCCGGCGCCTGGGCCGACCTCATGGCCGAAACCGAGCGCATGCGCCTCGCCATGGCCACGCGGATCGACGCTGCGGTGGGCGGAGCCGAAGGAGGCGTGATCGCGGCACTGATGACCGGCCAGCAGACGGCCATTCCCGAGCAGGTGATGGATGATTTCCGCGGCTCGGGCCTCGCCCACCTGCTGTCGATTTCCGGCCTTCATGTCGGGCTGGTGGCAGGCCTGGTCTTTTTCGCGGTCCGGGCCTTGTTGGCGCTGGTCGAGGCGGCGGCGCTGAACTGGCCGATCAAGAAGATCGCCGCGGTCGCCGCCATGGCGTCCGCGTTCAGTTACATGCTGGTGGTCGGCTCGCCCGTCCCGACGGAGCGGTCGGTCCTGATGACGGGCCTCGCCCTGGCAGCGATCCTGATGGACCGCAACCCGTTCAGCATGCGCCTGATCGCCTTCGCCGCGACCGTCGTGATGCTGAAGGAGCCCGAGAGCCTGCTGGGCGCCAGCTTCCAGATGTCCTTCGGCGCCGTGGTTGCTCTGATCGCGGCTTACGAGGTGATCAGCCCCCGTTGGACCCGGATGCGCCGGGAGACGGGTCCGGTGGGACACGCTGCGCTCCACCTCGCCGGCATCGCGCTGACGTCGGTGATCGCGAGCCTCGCCACCACGCCATTCTCGATGTTCCATTTCCAGCAGGTGCAGTACTACGGCGTGCTCGCCAACATGATCGCCGTGCCGGTCACCTCTTTCTGGGTGATGCCGCTCTGCCTGGTCGTCTATCTGGCGATGCCGTTCGGTCTGGAGCAGCTGCCTCTGACCGCCATGGGCTGGGGCGTCACCGTCATCATAGAAACGGCTCGGGTCACGGCCGGTCTGCCGGGAGCGTCCCAGCTGGTCGCGGCGATGCCCGGCTTTGCCCTTCCCTTGATGGTTTCCGGCGGATTGTGGCTGTCTCTGTGGCGGCAATGGTGGCGCCTGCTGGGCATTCCTCCGATGGCCGCCGGCCTATTGACGCTGATGCTGGACGGCCGGCCCGACATAATTGTCGACGATGCCGGCAAGCTGATGGCGGTGCGCGACGCTTCGGGCGTTCTCACCCTGTCATCGCGCACCGCCGGCCGTTTCGCCGCCGAGGTATGGCTTCGCCGGGACGGGGCTCAGGAGGCCGGCACCTGGCCACGGGAGGGCGCCGGCGCCGGCGGCATGCTGTCCTGCGACCGTTCCGGCTGCCTCTACCGCTCGAAGGGCCATACCGTGGCGCTGGCCAGGGCGAGACAGGCCCTGGCGGAGGACTGCGCGGTGGCCGACATCGTCATTTCCGCCGATCCCGCGCCGCGTGGCTGCGCCGCCGATCTGGTCATCGACCTATGGCGTTTGCGCCGCGACGGCGCCCACGAGATCCGGCTGTCACCGGGTTCCGTGCGGGTCGATACGGTCGCCGCGGATCGCGGCCGGCGTCCCTGGACCGGCACGTACGAAGCACCCCAGGCGGGCAAGGAGCGGTGA
- the gltX gene encoding glutamate--tRNA ligase gives MSVVTRFAPSPTGFLHIGGARTALFNWLFARHNGGTFLLRIEDTDRARSTDAAVEAILDGLKWLELDWDGEAVSQFERRDRHAEVAHRMLETDHAYRCYASQEELEAMRAAQKAAGQPMRYDGRWRDRDPSEAPAGVAPVIRLKAPQEGETVLNDHVQGEVRVQNAQLDDMVLLRADGTPTYMLSVVVDDHDMNVTHVIRGDDHLTNTFRQVQIYRAMGWDLPEFAHIPLIHGADGAKLSKRHGALGVDAYRDMGYLPEAVRNYLLRLGWGHGDDEIISTEQAIEWFDLGGIGRSPSRFDFGKLDNLNAHYMRLADDARLIGLITPMIETRLGRTVGTSGRDLLTRAMPGLKQRAKTLVELADSAQFYVATRPLEVIGKAADLVTGEGAALLADLAEELRPFDAWSSTEIETKVREFAENRGLKLGKVAQPLRAALSGSTISPPIFEVAELLGKTETLARIADVAQPR, from the coding sequence ATGTCCGTCGTCACGCGTTTTGCGCCCTCGCCCACCGGATTTCTCCATATCGGCGGGGCGCGTACGGCCCTCTTCAATTGGCTGTTCGCCCGCCACAACGGCGGCACCTTCCTGTTGCGCATCGAGGATACCGATCGCGCCCGCTCCACCGACGCGGCCGTCGAGGCGATCCTCGACGGACTGAAGTGGCTGGAACTCGACTGGGACGGCGAAGCCGTTTCCCAGTTCGAGCGCCGCGACCGCCATGCCGAGGTCGCTCATCGGATGCTGGAGACGGACCACGCCTACCGATGCTACGCCAGCCAGGAAGAGCTGGAAGCCATGCGCGCGGCGCAGAAGGCGGCCGGCCAGCCGATGCGCTACGATGGCCGCTGGCGTGACCGCGACCCGTCCGAAGCGCCCGCCGGGGTCGCGCCGGTGATCCGGCTGAAGGCCCCGCAGGAGGGCGAGACCGTCCTAAACGACCATGTCCAGGGCGAGGTGCGGGTGCAGAACGCACAGTTGGACGACATGGTCCTGCTGCGGGCCGACGGCACGCCGACCTACATGCTGTCGGTCGTGGTGGACGACCACGACATGAACGTGACACACGTGATCCGCGGCGACGACCACCTGACCAACACCTTCCGTCAAGTGCAGATCTACCGTGCCATGGGATGGGATCTGCCCGAATTCGCGCATATCCCGCTCATCCATGGGGCTGACGGCGCGAAACTGTCGAAACGACACGGCGCCCTGGGGGTTGATGCCTACAGGGACATGGGTTACCTCCCCGAGGCGGTGCGCAATTACCTGCTCCGCCTGGGCTGGGGGCATGGGGACGACGAGATCATCTCGACGGAGCAGGCGATCGAATGGTTCGATCTCGGCGGAATCGGGCGGTCACCATCGCGGTTCGACTTCGGCAAGCTGGACAACCTGAACGCCCACTACATGCGGCTCGCCGACGATGCCCGCCTGATCGGCCTGATCACGCCGATGATCGAGACCAGGCTCGGCAGGACGGTCGGAACGTCGGGCCGCGACCTGTTGACGCGGGCGATGCCGGGCCTCAAGCAACGTGCCAAGACGCTCGTCGAGCTGGCGGATTCGGCACAATTCTACGTTGCCACCCGGCCGCTCGAAGTAATCGGCAAGGCGGCCGACCTGGTGACTGGAGAAGGCGCTGCCCTGCTCGCCGATCTGGCCGAGGAGCTGCGGCCATTCGACGCTTGGAGTTCGACCGAGATCGAGACGAAAGTAAGGGAATTCGCGGAGAACCGGGGTCTGAAGCTGGGTAAGGTGGCGCAGCCGCTCAGGGCGGCGCTGTCGGGCTCGACAATTTCCCCGCCCATTTTCGAGGTTGCAGAGTTATTAGGGAAAACCGAAACCCTCGCGCGCATTGCTGATGTTGCGCAGCCGCGCTAG
- the gltA gene encoding citrate synthase, translating into MSQKTVTLTDNSTGKSYNFPVLEGTTGPEVIDIRKLYAETGYFTYDPGFTSTGSCESKITYIDGDEGILLHRGYAIEDLAENCNFLEVCYLLLHGELPSPDQLATFDKTITYHTMVHEQINYFLRGFRRDAHPMAVLCGVTGALSSFYHDSTDIEDPRQRMIASHRLIAKLPTMAAMAYKYSVGQPFMYPRNDFSYAENFLYMTFGVPCETFKVNPILSRAMDRIFILHADHEQNASTSTVRLAGSSGANPFACIAAGIASLWGPAHGGANEAVLKMLQEIGDKDRIPEFIKRAKDKNDSFRLMGFGHRVYKNFDPRAQVMRKTCHEVLGELGIKNDPLLDIAMELERIALEDDYFIEKKLYPNVDFYSGIILKAMGFPTSMFTVLFAVARTVGWIAQWKEMIEDPGQKIGRPRQLYTGATHRPFVPLNERG; encoded by the coding sequence ATGAGCCAGAAAACGGTTACGCTGACTGATAACAGCACCGGAAAATCTTATAATTTTCCGGTACTTGAAGGCACGACCGGTCCGGAAGTGATCGATATTCGCAAGCTTTATGCCGAAACCGGATACTTCACATACGATCCGGGCTTTACCTCGACCGGCAGTTGCGAGTCCAAGATCACCTACATCGACGGCGATGAGGGTATTCTACTGCACCGCGGCTATGCCATCGAGGATCTGGCCGAAAACTGCAATTTCCTGGAAGTCTGCTACCTGCTGCTCCACGGCGAACTGCCGTCGCCCGACCAGCTCGCCACCTTCGACAAGACCATCACCTATCACACGATGGTCCATGAGCAGATCAACTACTTCCTGCGCGGCTTCCGCCGCGACGCCCACCCGATGGCGGTCCTGTGCGGCGTGACCGGCGCCCTGTCTTCGTTCTACCACGACAGCACCGACATCGAGGATCCGCGCCAGCGGATGATCGCCTCCCATCGGCTGATCGCCAAGCTGCCGACCATGGCCGCGATGGCCTACAAGTACTCGGTCGGCCAGCCCTTCATGTACCCGCGCAACGATTTCAGCTATGCCGAGAACTTCCTGTACATGACGTTCGGCGTCCCGTGCGAGACGTTCAAGGTCAACCCGATCCTGTCGCGGGCGATGGATCGGATCTTCATCCTGCACGCCGACCACGAGCAGAACGCCTCGACCTCCACTGTCCGGCTGGCCGGCTCCTCGGGGGCCAACCCGTTCGCCTGCATCGCCGCCGGCATCGCCTCCCTGTGGGGTCCCGCCCATGGCGGCGCCAACGAGGCCGTGCTGAAGATGCTCCAGGAGATCGGCGACAAGGACCGCATCCCCGAGTTCATCAAGCGCGCCAAGGACAAGAACGACAGCTTCCGCCTGATGGGCTTCGGCCACCGGGTCTACAAGAACTTCGACCCGCGCGCCCAGGTCATGCGCAAGACCTGCCACGAGGTGCTGGGCGAGCTCGGCATCAAGAACGATCCGTTGCTCGACATCGCGATGGAGCTGGAGCGCATCGCTCTCGAGGACGATTACTTCATCGAGAAGAAGCTCTACCCGAACGTCGATTTCTATTCGGGCATCATCCTGAAGGCGATGGGCTTCCCGACCAGCATGTTCACCGTGCTGTTCGCCGTCGCCCGTACCGTCGGCTGGATCGCCCAGTGGAAGGAAATGATCGAGGATCCGGGGCAGAAGATCGGCCGTCCGCGTCAGCTTTACACCGGTGCGACGCACCGGCCGTTCGTTCCGCTGAACGAGCGTGGCTAA
- the gloA gene encoding lactoylglutathione lyase has translation MAKFRMLHTMLRVYDLDKSIDFYTRLLGMKLLRRNDYEGGRFTLAFVGYGEESDHTVLELTHNWDQREPYDLGSAYGHIAIGVPDIYATCKELEAEGVKIPRPPGPMKHGTTVIAFIEDPDGYKVELIERS, from the coding sequence ATGGCCAAGTTTCGCATGCTCCACACGATGCTTCGGGTCTACGACCTGGACAAGTCGATCGACTTCTATACCCGCCTGCTCGGCATGAAGTTGTTGCGGCGCAACGATTACGAAGGCGGGCGGTTCACCCTGGCTTTCGTCGGCTACGGTGAGGAGTCGGATCACACGGTCCTGGAACTCACCCATAACTGGGACCAGAGGGAACCCTATGATCTCGGCAGCGCGTACGGCCACATCGCGATCGGGGTGCCGGACATCTATGCCACCTGCAAGGAGCTGGAGGCGGAAGGGGTGAAGATCCCGCGCCCGCCCGGCCCGATGAAGCACGGCACGACGGTCATCGCCTTCATCGAGGACCCGGACGGGTACAAGGTCGAGCTGATCGAGCGGAGCTGA